From one Deltaproteobacteria bacterium genomic stretch:
- a CDS encoding ester cyclase, which translates to MMSAPENLKLWETHIKGEFMTKDTDLSLSTMVDDASVVTVPTGWGGKGKKELWRKYHNEFIPSIPPSWKHTTLKVTAANDYIVEEATINLAHTQQMDWFLPGLAATNKPIEFDIVIVVQFRDGKVAAERIYWDQAAVLRQVGQL; encoded by the coding sequence ATGATGTCGGCACCAGAGAATCTCAAACTGTGGGAGACCCATATCAAAGGTGAGTTCATGACCAAAGACACCGACCTGTCTCTTTCGACGATGGTTGACGATGCGTCGGTAGTGACTGTACCGACGGGGTGGGGTGGGAAGGGGAAGAAGGAACTCTGGAGGAAATATCACAATGAGTTCATTCCTTCGATTCCGCCCTCATGGAAGCATACCACGCTGAAGGTAACGGCTGCCAATGACTACATCGTTGAAGAGGCCACAATCAACCTCGCCCATACCCAGCAGATGGATTGGTTCCTCCCAGGCCTTGCCGCGACCAACAAACCGATTGAGTTTGACATCGTGATTGTGGTGCAGTTCCGTGATGGCAAGGTGGCGGCGGAACGCATTTACTGGGATCAGGCTGCGGTATTACGACAAGTTGGTCAGCTATAG